The nucleotide window TGCACTGATACAAAGGCCAACATACCAAAAAAGCGTAGATCCTTGTCCGATGCTGCAATCATTGGCCATCAGACTAAGTACAATGGCTAACGTCTGTCTTTGTAAGCTTTTAAGCAGGTTTTAGGTTTCCCATaaattccttttattttttcatatataGTTCCACAAATTCCAGACTTTGGGTTTCCCACCGTGGAAATGAGGAAGAAAAATGAAGACAAAAGAACAGCTGTATCCATCTAGAGAGAGATATATTTGAATCATATCATGTCGCAGGCGGTGAAACAGGAGGAGCGTCGATGCTTTCGGTAGGAGAACGACATGCTATGGTGTAAATCGTCGCTATCTGGACAGCTCCAGCCACATTAATTACGTCGACCTTTGTCGCCACAACGTCACATGCGGGTGCGGTCAAGCTGTGACATCAGTCCCCGTCTTTTTCTTCCTTGGACGAACGCCGAGCTTGCAAATGCCGACGCTCCCGATCATGCTGCCTCCCTTGGCAAACATCGACACTGTTTCTGCATTGCTGTGTGGTCTGCGAGCGTGCGACGAGCACTCCAAGCTTGAAATGATGCCTCCGTAGTCACTAAACAACTTTGCTCCATCGCCAGTTAACCTTGGCTCGAAGGAAAATTCTCTCTTATACTGTAAAATAGTAGAAAGAAAGCCATGGGAAGAATACGCTATCCTGCTCTGGTCGATGCTTTGGGTCATGGCGTTGGGCAGCACATGATCCTGCCAAGGCAGCTTTTTGTTAGGAGATGGAAACAAGCAAAAGAATGCAGCCTCAAGCAGCAGAGGAACGAGGGAATGGATAGTAAATGACATGTAAACAGCACAAAAGCGTCTTTAACCCTTGGGAATGATTGCGAATGTGGCCCTGCGGAGGATGATGGCTTTGTAGCCAAGGAAGGAACTAATTATTCTTTTCCCCAGCCCATGCCTACGCCCGTGGTATCATTTTGTCGTACCCACCTTTTTGATTCACCAACCAACCATGGCTGCTAATTGTGAGTCAGCAACGAAGTATCTATCTACTGTTTAGTGCAAGTAGATTGTGAAATTTATGGGtagaattattatttttgttaaaatatcttcataAGCCTTTTTTATGGTTCAAGAAAATAGAAATAGAAATGACCAAAACGTGGGCCGAAATAGCAAGGTATCATCAATTCGACGTTAACGTTGCATGCCCGCACCGCCGTTGCAGGGAGCGTTTGAGGCATTCACTGGCCCGGAGCTTCCCCGAAAGGGACCTGCCGCTAAGCCCAGAAAATGTACCCAATAGGAGGACCCCACCTGACTACGGCCACGTCGCAACGCTGGTCACCCGGCGTTCCGTTCTTCTTCTGACCTGTTTAGTCGCAGCGTTAAACACGTACGCAAACGTTTCACCGACGCGCGTCAACTCCACCCTTCTTATAGACAACGTAAAGCCGCTCCTCCTCCGCCGCATCACCGCTCTCTATCTTCTCTCTCGAAGTCGGATTTCCCGAAGCCTCAATTTGTGGAATCTGCACAATTATCAGCTCATCTACTCTTGTTCTAATGCTTACGGGGTCGCAAACTCCGCCaccagaggctcacctcctcaagAAGCCCAAAGGAGCGCCACAGGCGTCCTCCTCGCCGCTGCACCCTCTCAAGTCTCCTGGCGCACTACCGTGTTCTGTCCCCTTCCGCCACCGCCCCGTCCTCGTTCTGTCTCTCCTCGCCctccaactcctcctcctcctctccgctCGCTTCCTCCACGCTCcgcacctcctcctccgccgccgttcCCACTCCACCCATCATCCCCCTGCCGCCACTCTCACCGACAATCCATGCCCCTCCGGTCGAATCTACGTCTACGACCTCCCCCCGGTGTTGAACGCCGACCTGATCGCTGCCTGCAACGACCTCAGCCCGTGGGCCTCACGCTGCGTCGCACTCTCCAATGGAGGCTTCGGCCCTCCCGCCGCCGACCTCGCTGGCGTCGTCCCCTCCTCCTTGCTTGCCTCTTGGTACTCCACAGATCAGTTCGCCGCGGAGCTCATCTTCCACCGCCGCATCCTCAACCACCGGTGCCGCACCGCCGACCCCTCTGCCGCCGCCGCCTTCTACGTGCCATTCTACGCCGGCCTCGCTGTCGGCAAGCACCTGTGGTCCTCGACATCCACCTCCGGCGACCGCGACCGCGACTGCGCCATCCTCCTGCGCTGGATCAAGAACCAGGATCCCTGGAAGCAATCCAACGGCTGGGATCACTTCATAACGTTGGGCCGAATCACATGGGACTTCCGCCGGTCGAGGGAGGGCGACTGGGGCGGGAGCTTCCTCTACATGCCCGGGATGGAGAACGTGACCCGCCTACTTATCGAGCGCAACCCGTGGGACGGCAAGGACGTCGGAATACCCTATCCGACCGGGTTCCACCCGCGGACGGTGGACGAGGTCAGAGAGTGGCAGCAATTCGTGCTGAACCGGAACCGTTCGACATTGTTCGGGTTCGTGGGCGCGGCTCGATCTGGGTTCAAAGACGACTTCCGGGCGCTGCTGCTGGGTGAGTGCGGGCGGGCGGGGAAGGGCCGGTGCCGCTCCGTGGACTGCGGGGGCGGGCGTTGCGGAAACCGGAGCGCGGAGACGTTGAGCCTGTTCCTTGACTCTGTGTTCTGCCTGCAGCCGCGGGGTGACAGCTTCACGCGGCGATCCATGTTCGACTGCATGCTGGCTGGCGCGGTGCCGGTTCTGTTCTGGCGGCGCAGCGCGTACGTGCAGTACCGATGGTACCTGCCGGGCGGCGACGAGGAGAGGGAGGGGGACTGGTCGGTGTTCATCGACAGGCGGGACGTGAGGAGCGGGGCGGTGAGCGTGAAGAAGGTGTTGGAGAAGATAGGGGAGGAGAGAGCGAGGAGGATGAGGGAaaaggtggtggagatgataccAAAGTTGCTCTACTCCGCGACAGTGGGAGGACTGGGAGAAGGCATGCAGGACGCGTTCGACGTGGCCGTGGCGGGGGTGCTCCGTCGGTTCCGGGAGAAGCAGCTCCGCCTGCATAGGGAAGAGGATGAGCGTGTATAATATGTTGGGTTAAGCTAGTCCTGATACCGCTGGAGCAAGCTAAGGAGAGAGACGGTTCCGTATGCGTCTCCTCCGACGAGATGAACTCCGCAGAATATGAGATGAACGAAGCAGTTTAAAGCGTCGGCTTGTTCCGAAAATTTGTTGCAGTGATCCTTTGCAAACTTACTGTACACCTTCGAAACCTGTTGCAGAGAATAATCATGGATTACATCGTCGTAAGCTTTGATTCGAGTGTATATTTATTGgcaaaaaaaatcatcatcacGAATTATAGCAAGAAAAATTAGACCCAAAGAGTCATTCTTGATCAAATAAACATAACAGGAGTCATCATCACGAATTATAATTAAGTTGCAGCAAATCATGACTCCCGGAGCAGCAGAATGACTGCGTTCCAAGGATACActagaaaggaagaagaaaggagTGGTGACGTGCGTGGTCCACGTAAACGGATCTATTAAATTGACGCCGCAGTCACTGTTGGCGTTACCCGACGCACGAAGATGACACCGGGGAGAGTAACTCCGCGCTGGATTGTTGCCCCAGAACGTGAAATGCCGTTGAGAGATTACGGAAAGGCCGTCGACTCGTACGTCATCTTCGAAATCGTCACTCCCAAGGGGCTGATGAACGGTGATCAAGGGGCCTCGTCGGCGATCGATCGTTGATTGCATTGCAAAGCTGCAGTGCCGTGTAGTCTTGATGTCGTTGATCGGAGAATCAACACAGTTTGATTCTATCCTAAAGGCACAAGCCTATTCTGATAGTCCACGTGGCAGTCACGAGAGGTGATTCGAGTAAGGGAAGGTCCAGTTGATGCAATCTCAAGATGTTGCTAGTTTGTTCGAGGTGGATTCCGTGTTAGATCAAGATGGTCTAGGTTTCCTTGGGGATTTGGAGACGAGTTGAGGTGTGCCTTAGTTGAGTCGGGATCCTTACACAAGCGATTGTATTGGGAGAGTTCTTGCCCTAACCCTTCGACGGTAAACTTAGTATTGAAGTGGGAATAGTAAAAATTCTTTTTTCCCACCCCCCTTTTTAGGCTTTGGGAGTTGGATTTTATACTTGAGCGATAGATAGATGGAAAGAGATTGATGGTTGATCAGGGTGGACCCGTGCATCATTCGAGAGCTCATTTATGTCGACGGTTGACTAGTACATTTCTCTATGGCACATCGTTAGTGAAGGACGACTATTGGGGCACCGTTTGTCAGGACTGGTGCCTATTTGGGAAAAGCATATGGTGGTTGTTTGCACCTATGacgagtaatctcccacttgacctaaagctaatcacataCATGTCTaatccccattagacccttggGATGcataaagacaatatgagataatgactttgttagtggatctatgatgttatcttcggacgaaactctttccactattataTGTCCATGGGCCACGATCAGCTAATAGAACTCTTGCCGAAGCACTTAGAAGGTAAGAGTTCATCCACCAATGCACTCTCCACATATACCTTTATGCATCTTGATAAATATCCTCTTAGCCTCTTAGGGTGTTTGGCATCTGAGGAGTAGTTGGCTAAAGGACTTGTGATATAAGCAATCGTTATTTATGCAataccatgcttaatgatgcTTGACTCTTTAGGTCATTTTGGGGTCAGTCAGGAGCATCCCATCTTTCTTGTAGCATAGGATATCATCCATTCAGCTCGGTTCCTCATTGACTATAGACACATCGTACTTCTTAATGGTTTGAATTGGTAGCGTTTCGACCAATAGCCAACCTTTGCTTGAAGCTCGAGTGGATGCTAACCTGGCATTTGCATCAACCTAGGCATTTTCTTCATGCAAGACCCATAACACATTAAGTCGAGAGAAGCTATGAGCTAATTTTTGTATCTTGGAGAGGTACTTTGCCATGATCACATCTTGAGTCTCGTAGCTTCCCTCCACCTAGCTCGTGACTAATTATGAGTTGTCGAACATAATCAAGTCTTGGACTTGAAGCTCCATGACGAGTTGGAGCCTCAAGGGAAGTGCTTCATATTTTGCTTCATCATTGAAGATCTTGAATTGAAACTAGAGGGCTTATCCGTACACTTGTTTGTTCGGATCTTTTAGGACAAGTTCGGCCACACCCCTTTTCGAGGTGGCGAAATAATCTACAAACATCGTCCATGCTAGGTGGTGTATCTATCGGCCTCTAGTAGGGGAGTTAGCTTTAAGATAAAATATACTAGTGCCTGGGCCTTTATGATAGTCCTTGGTATATATCGAATGTTGAATTCACCTATCTCTACTAATCATCTCATTAGTCCTTGGCTTATGTCACCTATACGACATGTGCGTTAACATAAAAGATACCAGTGCCTGGGCCTTTATGGTAGTCCTCAGCATATATCAAATGTCGAATTCACCTATCTCTACTAACCATCTCAATATTCGCCTTGAGACATCAAATTGAGAAAAGATCTATCTGAGTGGTTAATCGATGATCACCTATATGACATGTGTTTGAAAATAGGGGTGGAGCTTCATTGCTACTGGTATTAGTATAAATACAAGCCTTTCGATAGAAGGGTATCATTCCTCGGACCTGCTTAGAACATGACTGACATAGTCGATAGACTTCTGAACTCTTAAATTATCCCGAACTAGCACCGAGTTAATAGCTAAGTCAGTGATAGTGAGATAGAGACTTAGAATTTTGCTTGAGGTAGAGGGGGAGAGTTGCAACAACTAGGCAAGGTGGTGCTTCAATCTTTCAAAAGTAGTCTGACACTCCTTAGTTAACATGAAGCCATTTGGGTTTTTTTTAATACTTGAAAGCAGGGTAGGCACTTATCACCTGATCGAGATAATTGTTGGACTTTCCTCACCAACCAAGGTGCGTGCATCTCTAGTATGACTCGCACATTCTCAAGATTTGCATCTATTCCCCTTCGGTGTATAATAAGTCCAAGGAACTTTCTTGAGCTGACTTTAAAAGCACACTTAGTCTGATTGAGGCGTATGTTGAACTTCTTTATAACTTGAAATATCTCGACTAAGTATATCAAATGCGAGTCAGTCGATTTATTTTTTACTATCATGTTATCTACATATACTTTGATGTTCCTCCCGAGGTGCTTAAACATCTTGTTTACTATCTTTGGGTATATCGACCCTACATTTTAACTCTAATGATATGACTCGATAGCAATATATGCTTCAATTGATGATAAAGGAAGTGTGTTTTCGATCATCCAATGCCATTCTTATTTAGCTATATAATAAGAATGGTCCATAAATGTGAAAAGCTTATGACCCGAGGCAGCATCAATCAACTGATCAGCCTGTTCAATGTGAGCCAACTTATGATTGCGTTGTATACCGAGAGGATATCAACCACCATGAATCCTCTCATCACCATTTTTTAGTATGATTAATCTCCAAATATGATATGTAAGTTCATGGTGCCAGTAAACCCCATCAATGAAGAGGTCATAGGGATGAGGTTGTTGGTCGAGAGCCAAGTTTTTCAAAAGCGTCAAAATAGGGGCATCATTATGGTTCAAGATGAAGTACTCTGTTTCttcctcttgaaagtgattttcagGCTATCCCTCGTCAGCATGCATTTTTGAATGGTAGCTTGGGCATTAGCATTATAACTCAAGGAGTTGTTTCCATCCAAGGTGGGTCCACTAATGATGACGTCAATTTGTTTCTCCATTAGCCTCTGAGGTTGGGGTGAAGGTTCCTAGTTCCTTCGGAAGAACCATCCAAGGTGTCCTCGATGAATGATTTCTTCAATTTGTTCTTTCAAGTCACGATAATCTTTCATATCATGGTTGTAATCTCGATAGAAATGATAGTACTTGGATCTTTCTCTCTTTTCCATTAAAGTCTTTATCAGTTAAGGATCTTTTAAGAGtctcttcttttttatatataaaaaaacttCAATTTTAATAATATTCAAGGGAGTCGACTCGAGCCTTAGGCGAGGCAACTAGGGTCAGTCACTTCTTCTTCGTCATGGTGATTGAGGCAAATTATAGTTGATCATGTCTCGGCCTTTTGTGTGTCTCTTTGCATTTACTCGAGACTATTACCTTGATGATGTTATATTAATTGGCCTGTTGGAGTACCTAAAAAATTATTACTAGTGGCTTCTTTACCAATAACCAAAAAAGGCGAGAGAGGTTGAGTCCTATCATGAAGGTCTGCATTATAAGTGACGAATGAGTATCTTACATGCATTGGATTTTATTGGTAAACTAAGCAATGAAGTCTGAGAGTATTTCCTCTTCCCCTTGCCTGAGTTTGAGAAgcattatcatcgatgacttcggACATATATTCTCAAGGAAGTGAGGATTGAACTCCTTGGCAAGTTGAACAAACAAATTGATACAGAGCGATTTAAAATGGGTGTACCATTCTTGTGTTGAGCCACTTAACATATTGGGAAGGCATGATATATCAAGGTGTTCGAAGTGTCATATATTGACATTTGTGCGTGGAAAGTAGAAATGTGTTCTAACGAGTCGATACTACCATGAAAGACCTCTAATGATGAGAGATGAAATTTGACCAAGATCAGCTCATCCTGGATGTCCTTAATGAATGACGACCGACCTGAGATGGGGTTGGCCGACTCTTCCTCTCTGGATTGTTAGAATTCTCATTGCATCTCTTCCAAGCGTTAGTCTATTTGCTGTAGTTGGATCCTTAGAGAATCATCCATCAAATCTGTTGATTAGGTCTGGAATTTATGTGGAGTAGAGTAGTGTTGTGGTGATCCGCTGAACTCCACAATTGGGGAGTGGGGTATTTCCTCGGTTCGCAATTCGATGGGCCTCAAGCGCTTTTGAGATATTAGTATTACATTGGGTGAAAGAACCTCGACGGGCACCAGTGGCGGTTGAGCTGCTAACCATGGTGGTAGCATTATTTGTTAGGTTAGCTAGGGTAAGAGCAGAGCAATAGCTTGCATCATGCCCATTAGTGTCTGCAGCTACTAGGGGTTCAGGAACGCCTTATTGGGGACAAGTAGGTAACTCAGGGTCGTTAAACAGACATTAGCATCATATCAATGTTTGTGTCGAGGTGGATGCATCCACATAAGGAAAGGTCGGTTGTTGCCTTCCTTGAGTGAAAGTGCTATGAGTTGGGAGTAGAGTCTCATCATTCAAGCATTTGTTGAGAGGGTTAGCAAGCGAACATTCTTGCGATATTGGGCCCTCATAGTGTCAAAATGTTATGAGAAAATGTCATTGACATATTGGTCAATCCAACATGATTTAGATCTATATGCATAGGATTGTTTGAGTTGTCTTCGAGATAGAAACATTGAGCTCCTAAGGTCTCACTTATATGAAGATCGAGGTCAGAAGGGGTTTTCTAACTTAGTCCTTCTGACGCCTAAGTAACTTGAGGTATATGAGTGCGGATGCGAGTAATCCAAAGAAGTTTCCTCTTTTTTTTGTGTTAAAGGCAAGCCTTTATGCTGGGTCATAAATGACAAGAAGGAAGTTTGTGATTCTCTTTCTAGTCATAAATGACAAGAAGGAAGCTTGTGTTCTgattataataagaaaaaaatttgtaattgtttttctttcttatcataaaTGATAAGAAAAAAGTTAGTAATAGTCTTATTGATCATAAATGATGAGAAGAAAGCTTCGTCTTCTTCTCCCTTTATAGGCACCACATGAAGGTGACGGATGATTAACCGACAATGTATCCCCTATTAATATGGGGATCATACATTTTTTAGTAGATTATTTCAAACTGATATTTTTAATTTACAAGATTTAATGGAATAAAAGTttatttcttaaaataaaaaGATTCGGGACAGTGTGAAAACAATCAACTTCTATATATTAATAAGTATTAAAAACATCCCCACGACACATCCCAATCGAAAATCCATTAAATTTGTCTACTATATATCGCTTATTATGTCGTATGAATCAACCAAACGAATTGGTTGGACTCAAACTGGTTAAACAGTGTTTGAACAAAGTTACGTTATATATCTATAATTGGCTAGTAAATAACTtattatttatgtttatttatagGTTATTTTAGTCATGACGAACAATGTAGTTATTATATgattaaaattcataaaaattatatcagtAGCTCACTCGGTCGATTGGTGTCTGATTTCACATAtatgaaattaaaatttgaaCATCAAAGCACTTGTAACTACACAAATTGATATCTAAATTATTGATGAAGATATTGCGAGAATATAGTGGGAGGGAGATCAAGTATTGATGTTCTAAATCTACTATCGGCTGACATGGTTGTCACCTAAGATTCAAATTACCCTCCATCCGTATATGTGTAcaaaaactcaaaaaaaaaagtataaatttcTTTCTTGTTCATGATAAGGAACATCACTAATTTTCTTCACTTTCTAACATACTTCTAAacatcttcctttttctttataaCAAATAACAAGTGTTGATACTCTATAAACTACCCGTGTGATTCCATGTATGTTGGTAatgtatattatttaatataatataatataattttttgaataTAGAATAGAATTTGCATAATATTAAATATGGAATAGCCTTTTATTTCTGATTGAGAGTATTTCAGCACTAGTCGTAGGTCGACAACTAGCAATCATCAGGGAGTTGACGTGGAGGATAGTGCGATATCCGTTTGACGAGGGAGACACTCTCTCTGTCATCCCCTACCAACCCCGCTCCGCATGGGACGATACGAATCGGCAACGTGCCAAGGAGCCTAGACAGGTTGACCTGTGCAACAGGAGGTTATACGGGTCGATTGCTCACATGAATGCATCACAAGAGGTACGAGCGACCATTATAGTCGTAATTCCCTCTCGTAGGTTCCGCATATATAAAAATCGATCCCCAATGCCTAAAGAGGAGACTGGTCCTTGAAAAACCACCACTTGATATAGAATCAATTATTTATTAGTTAACTTAAACATCAAAGAGGTCAGATTAGGAATCCCACCTGATGTCGATCTGTTGTGTAGGGTCCCAACGGAGATCGAATCTACTCTAGTTCTACTCGAAGATAACCTCGGAATCGGCCTCCCTAGCACCTGCTGCCACTCTGTCCCTCCATCAAGAAAATTCATCTagacaattttatatttttgggATAAGACCGAGTCCCATAACATCCAGTTGTTAACAATTTGACTGCGTCATAAACTACGTGGGGTTAGCGTTATCGGCAATCATGCCATACCATCTCTGTGACGATGACGAAAACAGCTTACAACCACCTCGTCCTTTTCCGGAGCTCAATGCCTCTAAATTTACCCCTCAAAGCTGGACTCGGTTAATCCGTCTTTAACACCTCATCGTATGAGCAAGTGTTACGTCTTCCTGATCACGAAATCATTGTCTTCCGACCATGTCTTCGCTCCCTTTATATAGTTATATACAGACGTAGGTTTAGATAGCAGTGTAATATTGAGTTTGAGGTC belongs to Musa acuminata AAA Group cultivar baxijiao chromosome BXJ1-11, Cavendish_Baxijiao_AAA, whole genome shotgun sequence and includes:
- the LOC103970285 gene encoding xyloglucan galactosyltransferase XLT2 — translated: MLTGSQTPPPEAHLLKKPKGAPQASSSPLHPLKSPGALPCSVPFRHRPVLVLSLLALQLLLLLSARFLHAPHLLLRRRSHSTHHPPAATLTDNPCPSGRIYVYDLPPVLNADLIAACNDLSPWASRCVALSNGGFGPPAADLAGVVPSSLLASWYSTDQFAAELIFHRRILNHRCRTADPSAAAAFYVPFYAGLAVGKHLWSSTSTSGDRDRDCAILLRWIKNQDPWKQSNGWDHFITLGRITWDFRRSREGDWGGSFLYMPGMENVTRLLIERNPWDGKDVGIPYPTGFHPRTVDEVREWQQFVLNRNRSTLFGFVGAARSGFKDDFRALLLGECGRAGKGRCRSVDCGGGRCGNRSAETLSLFLDSVFCLQPRGDSFTRRSMFDCMLAGAVPVLFWRRSAYVQYRWYLPGGDEEREGDWSVFIDRRDVRSGAVSVKKVLEKIGEERARRMREKVVEMIPKLLYSATVGGLGEGMQDAFDVAVAGVLRRFREKQLRLHREEDERV